In Leptospira stimsonii, a single window of DNA contains:
- a CDS encoding J domain-containing protein produces MQTRSFEQIRSSLEDIIFDIQSGCTNCEWYIPVEKIISALNIRKEDYYRIFYDLRNEVHFSSRAAAGFNETQADSLIQLLSKILKIEGIGDEFAKSGIYFDDNHLAELQINLKENIQNRLERHELDKELLLLLSSATIDFDDAFDSYFDDKFNFERIVVNGISDFMESKSIQNDYGADVFLKNHIFSILNTKLFHLREITREYRDRAYYELFGSFRKKPKKKKPVSVFQEMDPETQRHLDVLGFDAPCTLEELKKRFKELIKKYHPDINKDGLEMTQRIIASYNFLIMRMS; encoded by the coding sequence ATGCAAACTCGAAGTTTTGAACAGATACGTTCCTCTTTGGAGGACATCATTTTCGACATCCAATCCGGATGTACGAACTGCGAGTGGTATATCCCGGTTGAGAAAATTATCTCGGCGTTAAACATTCGCAAAGAGGATTATTATAGAATCTTTTACGACCTTCGAAACGAAGTTCATTTTTCCTCCCGAGCCGCGGCAGGATTTAACGAGACACAAGCGGATTCTCTGATTCAACTTCTATCTAAAATTCTAAAGATCGAAGGAATCGGGGATGAATTTGCAAAAAGTGGAATATACTTCGACGACAATCATCTCGCAGAACTTCAGATCAATCTAAAGGAGAATATTCAGAATCGACTGGAAAGACACGAACTGGATAAAGAATTGCTTCTGCTTTTGTCTTCCGCGACGATCGATTTCGACGACGCGTTCGATTCTTACTTCGATGATAAGTTCAATTTTGAAAGAATCGTCGTAAACGGAATCTCCGATTTTATGGAATCGAAATCGATTCAAAACGATTACGGCGCCGATGTCTTTTTAAAAAATCACATCTTTTCCATTCTCAATACGAAGTTGTTTCATCTTCGGGAAATCACGAGAGAATACAGGGATCGAGCTTATTACGAGTTGTTCGGATCTTTCCGAAAGAAGCCGAAAAAGAAAAAACCTGTCTCCGTGTTTCAGGAAATGGATCCCGAAACGCAAAGACATCTCGACGTTCTCGGTTTCGACGCGCCCTGTACTTTGGAAGAGTTGAAAAAAAGATTCAAAGAGTTGATCAAAAAATACCATCCCGACATCAACAAGGACGGATTGGAAATGACACAACGAATCATCGCTTCCTATAACTTCTTGATCATGAGGATGAGTTAG
- a CDS encoding acyl-CoA thioesterase, producing MENLKTPHQSSVETRHIVMPDQANHYGTLFGGTLMYWIDMIAVMVAQRHCGKEAVTASVDRLNFIAPIEVGDHVILKASVNYTGRTSMEVGVQVSKENPYTGTVVRATTAYLTFVALDELKKPCPVPQIKPETEDETRRFKNAVLRQESNRELVKKIRDSK from the coding sequence ATGGAAAATTTAAAAACACCCCACCAGAGTTCAGTGGAAACTCGACATATCGTAATGCCCGATCAAGCCAATCACTATGGCACATTATTCGGTGGAACTCTAATGTATTGGATCGATATGATCGCAGTTATGGTAGCTCAGAGGCACTGCGGAAAAGAAGCGGTAACCGCAAGCGTGGATCGGCTTAATTTTATCGCTCCGATCGAAGTCGGAGACCACGTGATATTAAAAGCGAGTGTGAATTATACGGGAAGAACTTCGATGGAAGTAGGAGTTCAGGTCTCTAAGGAAAATCCTTATACAGGAACGGTCGTACGTGCGACCACGGCGTATCTCACCTTTGTGGCGTTAGACGAATTGAAAAAACCTTGTCCAGTCCCTCAGATCAAACCGGAAACGGAAGACGAGACAAGAAGATTTAAGAATGCGGTGTTAAGACAGGAATCCAATCGGGAGCTGGTAAAAAAGATCCGAGATTCGAAATGA
- a CDS encoding CBS domain-containing protein, with protein sequence MFFWISRGVPEPYIPPARPEIIHPLHSVPPSPSSKKIDTEDNTTRENLSKNSFEGVSSEYKANSSLSQIRSKQGEFLSSLTARDLMSSPVVSFEETDPIERAEEIFFQKRFRHVPVIKDEATLCGILSDRDWMRWKLTKGNEAGLAKTIGDIMKAKVLSVQMYAGIGEISKVLFEERIGCLPVVNEDAQVIGMITRSDVLRAILKVNEREFLA encoded by the coding sequence TTGTTCTTTTGGATTTCGCGCGGGGTTCCAGAACCTTATATCCCTCCCGCGAGACCGGAGATCATTCATCCATTGCACTCGGTCCCTCCTTCACCTTCGTCCAAAAAAATCGACACCGAAGATAATACCACAAGAGAGAATCTTTCCAAAAATTCTTTTGAGGGAGTAAGTTCGGAGTATAAAGCCAATTCTTCTTTGTCTCAGATTCGATCCAAACAGGGAGAATTTTTGTCGTCCTTAACTGCGCGGGATTTGATGAGCTCTCCTGTGGTCAGCTTTGAAGAAACGGATCCGATCGAAAGAGCGGAGGAGATTTTTTTTCAAAAACGCTTCCGTCACGTTCCGGTGATCAAAGACGAGGCCACGTTATGCGGAATTTTATCCGATCGGGATTGGATGAGATGGAAGTTAACGAAAGGAAACGAAGCCGGATTAGCAAAAACAATAGGCGACATTATGAAAGCGAAAGTGCTTTCCGTTCAGATGTATGCGGGAATAGGCGAAATTTCGAAAGTCCTATTCGAAGAAAGAATCGGATGTCTTCCCGTCGTGAACGAGGACGCGCAGGTGATCGGAATGATCACAAGAAGCGACGTTCTTCGCGCCATTCTCAAAGTAAATGAGAGGGAATTTCTCGCTTGA
- a CDS encoding helix-turn-helix domain-containing protein, whose translation MKILFSQSETILNPWIVCYWGWESDSISGHPTELPKVFPSVENELHISYGDPIRIGTMNDGNEEWNSSQGHIIGNHLSPFRISPEGNVGFFNIRLFPGAFSELFRIPGKEVRSHVGDLRILNNKEHSDFIERIRAAGSFQERVSISDTYFRKLLSTKKQTESVVVEAVKKIRMSKGKIPISKLILDLGANKKTLERKFQERIGYNPKEFARVVRFQNAAWMRPGKQSLSDLALDAGYYDQSHFTKEFVSLSGYSPLVWYGLRDRILSLFYNTRSYSF comes from the coding sequence ATGAAAATTCTTTTTTCTCAGAGCGAAACGATCTTAAATCCGTGGATCGTGTGTTACTGGGGTTGGGAGTCCGATTCGATTTCGGGACATCCTACCGAGTTACCGAAAGTATTTCCGTCCGTAGAAAATGAACTTCACATATCGTATGGAGATCCGATTCGGATCGGAACCATGAACGACGGAAATGAAGAATGGAATTCTTCCCAGGGTCATATCATCGGAAATCATCTCTCTCCTTTTCGTATCTCTCCGGAGGGAAACGTCGGTTTTTTTAATATAAGACTGTTTCCCGGCGCTTTTTCGGAATTATTTAGAATTCCAGGAAAAGAAGTGAGAAGTCACGTCGGTGATTTGCGGATTCTGAATAACAAGGAACATTCCGATTTTATAGAACGAATCCGAGCCGCAGGTTCTTTCCAAGAGCGAGTTTCAATTTCCGATACATACTTTAGAAAATTATTAAGTACTAAAAAACAAACGGAATCCGTCGTTGTCGAAGCTGTAAAAAAAATCAGGATGAGTAAGGGAAAAATACCGATCTCAAAGTTGATTTTGGATCTCGGCGCAAACAAAAAAACATTGGAGCGAAAGTTTCAGGAAAGAATCGGATACAATCCGAAAGAGTTTGCGCGAGTTGTACGATTTCAAAACGCCGCTTGGATGAGGCCTGGAAAACAAAGTCTCAGCGACTTGGCTCTGGACGCAGGTTATTACGATCAATCTCATTTTACCAAGGAATTTGTCTCTTTGTCCGGTTATTCTCCTCTGGTTTGGTACGGACTGAGAGATCGAATCTTGTCCCTTTTTTACAATACAAGATCCTATTCTTTTTAG
- the rlmD gene encoding 23S rRNA (uracil(1939)-C(5))-methyltransferase RlmD, translated as MKPPSTQSCQHYPECAGCDRLHIGYEKQLQLKQEEIEKQFGGFKGLDIRTIVRSPKDQMYRHKVQLPFGHRKIGKKTVLTLGLHNKENTFIIDQKECRIQDADLTTVASAIRHWARTENLSPYFEKNGNGLLRHIVLRKAHASQEILVGVVTNASEIPGRKNITNSLHSYIKQFLSQEKSKAEVVGILQNVNQRNTKVVLGEKETTWFGRHFIKEKIGDLNFQIGLSTFFQVNPFQIENLYNLVLDDLPSDSVVVDAYCGIGTITLYAASKSKKVIGLEENPNSIRSAIGAAKANQVENAIFTKGKVLQTLQSSLNEKPDVVIVDPPREGLDPETKKILLNSKVGRILYVSCNPETLRRDGLELTKSFRYDKLTPVDLFPHTSHLESVAVFTR; from the coding sequence ATGAAACCTCCTTCTACTCAATCCTGTCAACACTACCCGGAGTGTGCCGGTTGTGATCGATTGCATATCGGTTATGAAAAGCAACTCCAACTCAAACAGGAAGAGATCGAAAAACAGTTCGGAGGTTTTAAGGGATTGGATATCCGAACGATCGTAAGGAGTCCGAAGGATCAGATGTATCGCCACAAGGTACAACTTCCTTTTGGACATCGGAAAATCGGAAAAAAAACGGTTCTCACTCTTGGCCTACACAACAAAGAGAATACGTTCATCATCGATCAAAAAGAATGTAGAATTCAGGATGCGGATCTCACCACGGTCGCGTCGGCGATAAGACATTGGGCGAGGACGGAAAATCTTAGTCCGTATTTTGAGAAGAATGGGAACGGTCTTTTAAGACATATCGTTTTGAGAAAGGCACACGCGTCGCAGGAGATTCTCGTCGGAGTCGTTACGAATGCGAGTGAAATTCCGGGAAGAAAGAATATAACAAACAGCTTACATTCGTATATTAAACAATTCTTAAGCCAAGAAAAATCAAAAGCGGAAGTGGTCGGAATCCTGCAGAACGTAAATCAGAGAAATACCAAAGTGGTACTCGGAGAAAAGGAGACTACCTGGTTTGGAAGGCATTTTATCAAGGAAAAAATCGGAGATTTGAATTTCCAAATCGGCCTTTCCACGTTTTTCCAAGTGAATCCGTTTCAGATCGAAAATCTATACAATCTCGTCTTGGACGACCTTCCTTCCGATTCGGTTGTCGTCGACGCCTATTGTGGAATCGGCACGATCACTCTCTACGCCGCCTCCAAATCGAAAAAGGTGATCGGCTTGGAGGAAAATCCGAACTCAATTCGCTCCGCAATCGGCGCCGCGAAAGCGAATCAAGTGGAAAATGCGATTTTTACGAAAGGTAAAGTTCTGCAGACGCTACAATCTTCTTTAAACGAAAAACCGGACGTGGTGATCGTCGATCCTCCGAGAGAAGGATTGGATCCGGAGACAAAAAAGATATTATTGAATTCTAAAGTAGGAAGAATTCTATACGTTTCCTGTAATCCGGAAACCTTGCGGAGAGACGGGTTGGAACTGACTAAATCTTTCCGTTATGATAAATTGACTCCCGTGGACTTATTTCCTCACACGAGTCATCTGGAAAGTGTCGCGGTTTTTACGAGATAG
- a CDS encoding TIGR04452 family lipoprotein yields MKTLFNRILILLFLSQVYNCILFDTIGIAPGRIKGSEASGEIRDAAIVTDLINSTILSGRGTVSILSILSDQLAGIKSDGVYIKSEVDDCIAEIKGLSGYLIGAPLTIVLQSKCSLKEDKVFLDSPFPEF; encoded by the coding sequence TTGAAAACCCTATTCAATAGAATTCTCATTTTGCTTTTTCTCTCTCAAGTTTATAACTGTATTTTATTTGATACAATCGGAATCGCTCCGGGAAGAATCAAAGGATCGGAAGCCTCCGGCGAAATCAGGGACGCGGCGATCGTCACGGATCTCATCAACTCTACAATTCTTAGCGGTCGCGGGACGGTTTCGATCCTTTCGATTTTATCGGATCAATTAGCGGGTATCAAATCAGACGGAGTTTACATTAAATCGGAAGTAGACGATTGTATCGCGGAAATCAAGGGATTGAGCGGATATTTGATCGGAGCTCCTCTCACGATCGTTCTTCAGTCCAAATGTTCCTTAAAAGAAGATAAGGTATTCTTAGATTCTCCATTCCCTGAATTCTAA
- a CDS encoding ankyrin repeat domain-containing protein → MNQNRMEENPNQTFTVSFWKRFLFFRAIQKADASRLQGLLSGGLNSNAVLYYGMRPLSLAVKYRNLRIIEILLEFLTDPNLPDETTGLTPLIHSILEDSSLETISSLIFFGADLDQKDGNGMSPLHHCVNEGKLLPFQLLLEKGADPNVQDFDGVTCMNLAKSSHGMSEFAELLLKHGADPMIKDKHGKIYLM, encoded by the coding sequence ATGAATCAAAATAGAATGGAAGAAAATCCAAATCAAACATTTACGGTTTCCTTTTGGAAGCGATTTCTCTTTTTCAGAGCGATCCAAAAAGCGGACGCTTCGAGGTTACAAGGTCTTTTGTCGGGCGGCTTGAATTCCAATGCGGTTTTGTATTACGGAATGCGTCCGCTTTCGCTTGCGGTAAAATATCGGAATCTGAGAATCATTGAAATACTTTTGGAGTTCTTAACGGATCCGAATCTGCCGGACGAAACCACGGGTTTGACTCCGTTGATTCATTCCATTCTGGAGGATTCTTCCCTTGAAACGATTTCTTCGTTGATCTTTTTCGGAGCCGATCTCGATCAAAAGGATGGGAACGGGATGAGTCCTTTGCATCATTGTGTGAATGAGGGAAAACTTCTACCGTTTCAACTTCTTTTGGAAAAGGGAGCCGATCCGAACGTTCAGGATTTCGACGGAGTGACTTGTATGAATTTGGCGAAGTCTTCGCACGGAATGTCCGAGTTTGCGGAACTTCTTCTCAAACACGGGGCCGATCCGATGATCAAGGATAAACACGGAAAAATCTATCTGATGTAA
- a CDS encoding carbon starvation CstA family protein: MLPLIAVLGCFLVYFLGYKFYSGYISRSIFELKDNTTDTPSHKFNDGVDYLPTKPIVLFGHHYASIAGLAPILGPAVAVIWGWLPAMIWVVFGSIFVGCVHDFGALVVSVRNQGKSIGQVAEDLLGHRARSLFHAIIFFLVALAMGVFVLVLAEMFSADPKAIPTSKTALATEVGKVPSNASVETKNPTKEAHDHPGEIRTEEKPSIRLRSHFPEAVIPSAAIMILAIIVGYLHYKKGMSLTPLTIISVLATLASMVLGMQESVLQATGLASVDTSPSTGSWKYILLFYAFLASVTPIWLLLQSRDYINSFLLYLGIILIYVGFFAGALLQNFPSFNAEAIRTDSIGLDLIPFVFITIACGAVSGFHALVSSGTTAKQLDREVDARAIGYGGMIGESLLGLSAVIACTIGFSSATEWSGFYRSWSGIQGLAPQVGAYIYGTGRFLAQIGIPEAFGQGFIALIVISFALTSLDSATRLLRYNIEEIAESTRVPWIQKLVGNRYVSSLIACAAIGFFAFMEIEQDGKKKPAGLALWKLFGTTNQLLAGLALLVVTVFLLKSKKRIKVAFFPMLFVLTVTLWAMIRNFFDFLLGPSPNILLAGVGGTLIVLTVWLLVEATLTWNRIRKV, translated from the coding sequence ATGCTTCCACTCATCGCGGTACTCGGTTGTTTCCTCGTCTATTTCCTCGGATATAAATTTTATTCGGGTTATATCTCTCGATCGATCTTCGAATTGAAAGACAATACGACAGATACCCCCTCCCATAAGTTCAACGATGGGGTCGACTACCTTCCCACAAAACCGATCGTTTTATTCGGTCATCACTATGCTTCCATCGCAGGATTGGCGCCTATTCTTGGACCGGCGGTCGCGGTCATTTGGGGATGGCTTCCCGCTATGATTTGGGTCGTATTCGGAAGTATTTTTGTGGGTTGTGTGCATGACTTCGGAGCCTTGGTCGTTTCGGTTCGGAATCAAGGAAAGAGTATCGGCCAGGTTGCGGAAGACCTTCTCGGTCACCGAGCGAGAAGCTTGTTTCACGCGATCATTTTCTTTTTAGTGGCCCTTGCCATGGGCGTTTTCGTTCTCGTTCTTGCGGAAATGTTTTCCGCGGACCCGAAAGCGATTCCCACGTCCAAAACGGCGCTCGCGACGGAAGTCGGAAAGGTTCCGTCTAACGCGAGCGTAGAGACGAAGAATCCGACGAAAGAAGCACACGATCATCCCGGAGAAATTCGAACCGAAGAAAAACCCTCCATTCGACTCAGAAGTCATTTCCCGGAAGCGGTCATTCCTTCCGCCGCGATCATGATTCTTGCGATCATCGTAGGATATCTCCATTACAAAAAAGGAATGAGCCTGACTCCTCTTACGATCATCAGCGTACTCGCGACTCTTGCTTCTATGGTTTTGGGAATGCAAGAATCCGTTCTGCAAGCGACCGGACTCGCCTCGGTAGATACGTCCCCTTCCACGGGAAGTTGGAAATACATTCTTTTATTTTACGCTTTCTTAGCGTCGGTGACTCCGATCTGGCTTCTTTTACAAAGCCGGGATTATATCAACTCCTTCCTTTTGTATTTGGGAATCATTCTGATCTATGTCGGATTTTTTGCCGGCGCCCTATTACAGAACTTTCCCTCGTTCAACGCGGAAGCGATTCGTACGGATTCGATCGGATTGGATTTGATCCCCTTTGTCTTTATCACGATTGCCTGCGGAGCCGTTTCCGGATTTCACGCGTTAGTCAGCTCGGGAACAACGGCGAAACAATTGGATAGAGAAGTGGACGCAAGGGCGATCGGGTATGGAGGAATGATCGGCGAATCTCTGTTAGGTCTTTCCGCGGTAATCGCCTGCACGATCGGCTTCAGTTCCGCGACGGAATGGTCGGGATTCTATCGTTCTTGGTCCGGAATTCAGGGATTAGCCCCTCAGGTCGGCGCATACATTTACGGAACCGGAAGATTCTTAGCTCAGATCGGAATTCCGGAGGCGTTCGGACAGGGGTTCATCGCGCTCATCGTGATCAGCTTTGCATTGACATCCTTGGATTCCGCTACAAGACTTCTCCGATATAATATCGAAGAAATCGCCGAGTCGACTCGAGTTCCTTGGATTCAAAAGTTAGTCGGGAACCGATATGTTTCCAGTCTCATCGCTTGTGCGGCGATCGGATTTTTCGCATTCATGGAGATAGAACAAGACGGAAAGAAAAAACCGGCGGGGCTTGCGTTGTGGAAACTTTTCGGAACCACGAACCAACTTTTGGCGGGACTCGCACTTTTAGTTGTAACCGTTTTCCTTCTTAAATCGAAGAAAAGAATCAAAGTGGCTTTTTTTCCTATGCTTTTCGTATTAACGGTAACTCTTTGGGCGATGATCCGAAACTTTTTCGATTTTTTACTCGGACCTTCTCCGAATATTCTGCTCGCGGGAGTCGGCGGAACGTTAATCGTTCTTACGGTTTGGCTTCTGGTGGAAGCAACTCTCACCTGGAATCGCATTAGAAAAGTATGA
- a CDS encoding GNAT family N-acetyltransferase, which translates to MNSSIFIRSAQPGDVDAIVPLIYSSGPAAWDYVFTQGSKTPFDFLSTSFIKSGNTISYKNHYVAELNGEVVGAIMSYRQPSFLLLNGGTALRIVSVYGFSAPKVMARGLITEGMIRPPKSGRLYLGHIAVSEKHRGKGIGKELIRFMAKEFPQFQILSLDVSQKNEAAIQLYKGLGFQTMEARSFSGPTGKVPDHFYMEVEKNILK; encoded by the coding sequence TTGAATTCATCGATCTTCATTCGATCCGCCCAACCCGGGGACGTAGACGCAATCGTTCCTTTGATCTATTCTTCCGGTCCCGCCGCTTGGGATTACGTATTTACGCAAGGATCCAAAACACCGTTTGATTTTCTCAGCACTTCGTTTATCAAAAGCGGAAATACGATTTCCTATAAGAATCACTACGTGGCCGAGTTAAACGGTGAAGTCGTGGGCGCGATCATGAGCTATCGACAACCTTCGTTCCTTTTGCTAAACGGTGGAACCGCTCTGAGAATCGTTTCTGTCTACGGTTTCTCCGCTCCAAAGGTGATGGCTCGAGGTCTTATCACGGAAGGAATGATTCGTCCTCCGAAATCGGGAAGATTGTATCTTGGACATATAGCGGTCTCCGAAAAACACAGAGGTAAGGGCATTGGGAAGGAACTGATCCGTTTTATGGCGAAGGAGTTTCCTCAATTTCAAATCTTGTCTTTGGACGTTTCGCAAAAAAATGAAGCCGCGATCCAGCTCTACAAGGGACTCGGATTTCAAACTATGGAAGCGAGAAGTTTTAGCGGACCTACCGGAAAAGTTCCGGATCATTTTTATATGGAAGTAGAAAAAAATATATTAAAGTAA
- a CDS encoding ATP-binding protein — protein sequence MISKLQLLKFGKFIQSDFDLSPSVTIFQGENESGKTTIFDALRLGIGSKFLTASQEPKKSILSRYGEKSLEGYRLIGEIPELSKDAAPQYVHCISLREGELEFAFHNDKIIKPEFLRSKLLNNGVNLEGISTSLKKIHSPKTGSKDWTYIENLKKEITDLKDKRIQLTSKIASLHSRNKNNLEMEGKHLKDQERVEEIQEKLTQLEKEFFLDSKIQKKNQLLDSLSKIQRLKSLEETLKKNVLYSKDESSVYENLQKEIDTLQSFLTSSETLLQDKQKAIDLKKKESDSLKNQITLLQKMKSKAEELIEKLDKTLREEGFTEEVRTELSNSNQKLIGGGIAGFGFLGLIGVLVSLLVGNVSPFGLLIGSLVSAGAIGIGLYLLTQKKETLEIRYSPAKEKDAVSKRLSEWNLTFPENPISPLDRIDILRQFLAKQILNFESKSEQMETLEKEIRGLIEALDSILSKSKLEREKLSELQRKRNSWLGERRVASIQDYHKQIAEFQSQSKIFKESSQKLQSANGGNNPEELEIQWKAEISLLDEIPTQGFSETERLSKNAQKKELETELQSLEKRLNELKTEIKVEDTRIQDSLPEKENDLISTLQLLAEKEKEFSSLESKRKSAKIAQEIVEDISKDQSFQFVSIASEIGKDLHFLLPKRGVSFEALDKKELIKMEDAAGTLRSIEHLSGGTLATFYLIFKLFLARKTVPQKGLLLLDEPFVHLDPKRLQSALSYLKRFQEETEYQICFFTKQEELSETILNTFENAKRIRLT from the coding sequence ATGATCTCCAAATTACAACTTCTCAAATTCGGCAAGTTCATTCAATCCGACTTCGACCTCAGTCCCTCCGTTACGATCTTTCAAGGTGAGAATGAATCGGGGAAAACGACAATTTTCGATGCGCTTCGTCTCGGAATCGGAAGCAAATTTCTTACCGCGAGCCAGGAACCGAAAAAAAGCATTCTTTCCCGCTACGGAGAAAAAAGTTTAGAAGGGTATCGTCTCATCGGCGAAATTCCCGAACTTTCCAAGGACGCGGCTCCTCAATACGTGCATTGTATTTCGCTTCGTGAAGGAGAATTGGAATTTGCGTTTCACAACGATAAAATCATCAAACCGGAATTTTTACGGAGTAAACTTCTCAACAACGGAGTGAATCTCGAAGGAATCTCGACTTCACTCAAAAAAATTCATTCTCCAAAAACCGGAAGTAAAGATTGGACGTACATTGAGAATCTCAAAAAAGAAATCACGGATCTCAAGGATAAAAGAATTCAACTGACTTCGAAAATCGCAAGTCTTCATTCCCGAAATAAAAACAACTTGGAAATGGAAGGAAAACATCTCAAAGATCAAGAAAGAGTCGAAGAGATCCAAGAGAAACTCACGCAACTGGAAAAGGAATTCTTTTTGGATTCCAAGATCCAAAAGAAAAATCAACTTTTAGATTCTCTTTCCAAGATCCAAAGGTTAAAATCTCTGGAAGAAACTCTCAAAAAAAACGTTCTCTATTCCAAAGACGAATCTTCCGTCTATGAAAATCTTCAGAAAGAAATCGATACGCTCCAATCTTTTCTAACTTCTTCGGAAACCTTACTACAAGACAAACAAAAGGCGATCGATCTCAAAAAGAAAGAATCCGATTCCCTCAAAAATCAAATTACCCTTTTGCAAAAGATGAAATCGAAAGCGGAAGAATTGATCGAAAAGTTAGACAAAACTCTCAGAGAAGAAGGTTTTACCGAAGAGGTTCGTACCGAACTTTCCAACTCCAATCAGAAACTCATCGGAGGAGGTATCGCAGGCTTTGGTTTCTTAGGTTTGATTGGAGTTTTGGTTTCTTTACTGGTCGGCAACGTTTCTCCGTTCGGACTTTTGATCGGCTCCTTGGTTTCGGCGGGTGCAATCGGAATCGGTCTTTATCTTCTTACTCAAAAAAAAGAAACCCTGGAGATTCGTTACAGCCCGGCAAAGGAAAAGGATGCGGTTTCCAAAAGATTAAGCGAATGGAATCTAACGTTTCCAGAAAATCCCATTTCTCCGCTTGATAGGATTGACATTCTCAGACAATTCTTAGCAAAACAGATTCTAAATTTTGAATCTAAATCCGAACAGATGGAAACCTTGGAGAAAGAAATCCGGGGCTTGATCGAAGCCTTGGATTCGATTCTTTCCAAAAGTAAATTGGAAAGAGAAAAACTCTCCGAACTTCAGAGAAAGCGAAATTCTTGGCTCGGAGAAAGAAGAGTTGCGTCCATTCAAGACTATCACAAACAGATTGCCGAGTTTCAATCCCAGTCCAAAATTTTCAAAGAATCCTCGCAAAAACTTCAATCCGCAAACGGAGGAAATAATCCGGAAGAATTGGAAATCCAATGGAAAGCGGAAATTTCCCTACTCGACGAAATTCCGACACAAGGATTTTCAGAAACCGAAAGACTCTCTAAAAACGCGCAAAAGAAAGAATTAGAAACGGAACTTCAGTCTTTGGAGAAAAGATTAAACGAACTCAAAACGGAGATCAAAGTCGAAGACACAAGAATCCAAGATTCTCTACCGGAAAAAGAGAATGATTTAATTTCTACTCTTCAACTCCTTGCCGAAAAAGAAAAAGAATTTTCGAGTTTAGAATCCAAACGCAAATCGGCAAAAATCGCACAGGAAATCGTAGAGGACATTTCCAAAGATCAGTCCTTTCAATTTGTTTCGATCGCATCCGAAATCGGGAAGGATCTTCATTTTCTCCTTCCAAAAAGAGGAGTTTCCTTCGAAGCGCTCGATAAAAAAGAATTGATCAAAATGGAAGATGCGGCGGGAACACTTCGTTCTATCGAACACCTTTCCGGTGGAACCTTGGCGACGTTCTACTTAATTTTTAAATTGTTTTTGGCCAGGAAGACGGTTCCCCAAAAGGGACTTCTCTTGTTAGACGAACCTTTCGTACATCTCGATCCGAAAAGACTTCAATCCGCACTTTCTTATCTGAAACGATTTCAAGAGGAAACGGAATATCAAATTTGCTTTTTTACAAAACAAGAAGAACTTTCGGAAACCATTCTGAATACCTTCGAGAATGCAAAAAGAATCCGTCTTACTTGA